In Citrobacter sp. RHB25-C09, the following proteins share a genomic window:
- the gltB gene encoding glutamate synthase large subunit yields MLYDKSLEKDNCGFGLIAHIEGEPSHKVVRTAIHALARMQHRGAILADGKTGDGCGLLLQKPDRFFRIVAEERGWRLAKNYAVGMIFLNKDPELAAASRRIVEEELQQETLSIVGWRDVPTNEGVLGEIALSSLPRIEQIFVNAPAGWRPRDMERRLFIARRRIEKRLQEDKDFYVCSLSNLVNIYKGLCMPADLPRFYLDLADLRLESAICLFHQRFSTNTVPRWPLAQPFRYLAHNGEINTITGNRQWARARTYKFQTPLIPDLHDAAPFVNETGSDSSSMDNMLELLLAGGMDIVRAMRLLVPPAWQNNPDMDPELRAFFDFNSMHMEPWDGPAGIVMSDGRFAACNLDRNGLRPARYVITKDKLITCASEVGIWDYQPDEVVEKGRVGPGELMVIDTRGGRILHSAETDDDLKSRHPYKEWMAKNVRRLVPFEDLPDEEVGNRELDDDTLASYQKQFNYSAEELDSVLRVLGENGQEAVGSMGDDTPFAVLSSQPRIIYDYFRQQFAQVTNPPIDPLREAHVMSLATSIGREMNVFCEAEGQAHRLSFKSPILLYSDFKQLTTMTEEHYRADRLDITFDATQTTLEETVKALCDTAEQMVRSGTVLLVLSDRNIGKNRLPVPAPMAVGAVQARLVEQSLRCDANIIVETASARDPHHFAVLLGFGATAIYPYLAYETLGRLIDTHAIAKNYRTVMLNYRNGINKGLYKIMSKMGISTIASYRCSKLFEAVGLHDDVVNLCFQGVVSRIGGAGFADFQQDLLNLSKRAWLARKPISQGGLLKYVHGGEYHAYNPDVVRTLQQAVQSGEYSDYQQYAALVNERPATTLRDLLAIAPGDEAVSIDDVEPASELFKRFDTAAMSIGALSPEAHEALAEAMNSIGGNSNSGEGGEDPARYGTNKVSRIKQVASGRFGVTPAYLVNTDVIQIKVAQGAKPGEGGQLPGDKVTPYIAKLRYSVPGVTLISPPPHHDIYSIEDLAQLIFDLKQVNPKAMISVKLVSEPGVGTIATGVAKAYADLITIAGYDGGTGASPLSSVKYAGCPWELGLVETQQALVANGLRHKIRLQVDGGLKTGVDIIKAAILGAESFGFGTGPMVALGCKYLRICHLNNCATGVATQDEKLRKNHYHGLPFKVTNYFEFIARETRELMAQLGVKRLVDLIGRTDLLKELEGFTAKQQKLELSRLLETAEPKAGKALYCTENNPPFDNGVLNAQLLQQAKPFVDERQSKTFWFDIRNTDRSVGASLSGYIAQTHGDQGLASDPIKAHFNGTAGQSFGVWNAGGVELYLTGDANDYVGKGMAGGLLAVRPPVGSSFLSHKASIIGNTCLYGATGGRLYAAGRAGERFAVRNSGAITVVEGIGDNGCEYMTGGIVCILGKTGVNFGAGMTGGFAYVLDEDGEFRKRVNPELVEVLGVDELAIHEEHLRGLITEHVQYTGSQRGEEILANWSAFAAKFALVKPKSSDVKALLGHRSRSAAELRVQAQ; encoded by the coding sequence ATGTTGTACGATAAATCCCTTGAGAAGGATAACTGTGGTTTCGGCCTGATCGCCCACATAGAAGGCGAACCTAGCCACAAGGTAGTGCGTACCGCCATACACGCACTGGCCCGTATGCAGCACCGTGGTGCCATCCTCGCTGACGGTAAAACCGGCGACGGTTGTGGCCTGCTGTTGCAAAAACCTGACCGCTTTTTTCGCATCGTCGCCGAAGAGCGCGGCTGGCGTTTAGCCAAAAACTACGCGGTCGGGATGATCTTCTTAAATAAAGATCCCGAACTGGCCGCGGCGTCACGCCGTATTGTTGAAGAAGAACTCCAGCAGGAAACCCTGTCAATTGTCGGCTGGCGCGATGTGCCAACCAACGAAGGCGTGCTGGGTGAAATCGCCCTCTCCTCTCTGCCGCGTATTGAACAAATTTTTGTGAACGCCCCTGCGGGCTGGCGTCCACGCGATATGGAACGCCGTCTGTTCATCGCCCGTCGCCGCATCGAAAAGCGTTTGCAGGAAGATAAAGACTTCTACGTTTGTAGCCTGTCGAACCTGGTGAACATTTATAAAGGTCTGTGTATGCCGGCGGATTTGCCGCGCTTTTACCTGGACCTCGCGGATCTGCGCCTGGAATCAGCCATCTGCCTGTTCCATCAGCGCTTCTCCACTAACACCGTGCCGCGCTGGCCGCTGGCGCAGCCGTTCCGCTATCTTGCGCACAACGGCGAGATCAATACCATTACCGGTAACCGTCAGTGGGCGCGTGCGCGTACCTATAAATTCCAGACGCCGCTGATCCCTGACCTGCATGACGCCGCGCCGTTTGTTAACGAAACCGGCTCCGACTCCAGCTCCATGGATAACATGCTGGAACTACTGCTAGCCGGTGGGATGGACATCGTGCGCGCCATGCGTCTGCTGGTGCCGCCTGCCTGGCAGAACAACCCGGATATGGACCCTGAACTGCGCGCCTTCTTCGACTTTAACTCCATGCACATGGAACCGTGGGACGGCCCGGCAGGGATCGTGATGTCGGACGGGCGTTTTGCCGCCTGTAACCTCGACCGTAACGGTCTGCGTCCGGCGCGTTATGTCATTACCAAAGACAAACTGATCACCTGCGCTTCAGAAGTCGGCATCTGGGACTACCAGCCTGACGAAGTCGTGGAAAAAGGCCGCGTTGGGCCAGGCGAACTGATGGTGATCGACACCCGGGGTGGGCGCATTCTTCACTCCGCCGAAACCGATGACGACCTGAAAAGCCGCCACCCGTATAAAGAATGGATGGCGAAAAACGTGCGTCGTCTGGTGCCGTTTGAAGATCTGCCGGATGAAGAAGTCGGCAACCGTGAGCTGGACGACGATACGCTTGCCAGCTATCAGAAACAGTTTAACTACAGCGCCGAAGAGCTGGACTCGGTGCTTCGAGTCCTCGGCGAAAACGGCCAGGAAGCCGTCGGTTCAATGGGAGACGACACCCCGTTTGCCGTGCTATCCAGCCAGCCGCGCATTATTTATGACTATTTCCGCCAGCAGTTCGCCCAGGTGACCAACCCGCCTATCGATCCGCTGCGTGAAGCTCACGTTATGTCGCTTGCCACCAGCATCGGTCGCGAGATGAACGTCTTCTGCGAAGCGGAAGGCCAGGCGCACCGTCTGAGCTTTAAGTCACCGATTTTGCTCTATTCCGATTTCAAACAGCTCACCACCATGACAGAGGAGCACTATCGCGCCGATCGGCTTGATATTACCTTCGACGCGACGCAAACCACGCTTGAAGAGACGGTCAAAGCGCTGTGCGATACCGCCGAACAAATGGTGCGTAGCGGCACGGTGCTGCTGGTGCTCTCGGATCGTAATATCGGTAAGAACCGCCTGCCGGTTCCGGCACCGATGGCCGTTGGCGCGGTGCAAGCGCGTTTGGTTGAACAGAGCCTGCGCTGCGACGCCAACATCATCGTCGAAACCGCAAGTGCGCGCGATCCGCACCACTTCGCGGTGCTTCTCGGCTTTGGCGCAACGGCCATTTATCCTTACCTGGCCTACGAAACGCTGGGGCGTCTGATCGACACTCACGCGATTGCCAAAAACTACCGCACCGTGATGCTGAACTACCGTAACGGCATCAACAAAGGGCTGTATAAAATCATGTCCAAAATGGGCATCTCGACCATCGCCTCCTACCGCTGTTCCAAACTGTTTGAAGCGGTCGGTCTGCACGATGACGTGGTGAACCTCTGTTTCCAGGGCGTGGTCAGCCGCATCGGTGGCGCGGGCTTTGCCGACTTCCAGCAGGATCTACTGAACCTGTCGAAACGCGCCTGGCTGGCACGCAAGCCGATTAGCCAGGGCGGCCTGCTGAAGTACGTCCACGGTGGCGAGTACCATGCCTATAACCCGGACGTGGTGCGTACGCTGCAACAGGCGGTACAGAGTGGTGAATACAGCGACTATCAGCAGTATGCCGCGCTGGTCAACGAACGCCCGGCGACGACGTTGCGTGACCTGCTGGCGATCGCCCCGGGTGATGAAGCGGTGAGCATCGACGATGTCGAACCGGCCAGCGAACTGTTCAAACGCTTTGATACCGCCGCGATGTCCATCGGCGCCCTGAGTCCGGAAGCGCACGAAGCGCTGGCGGAAGCGATGAACAGCATCGGTGGGAACTCTAACTCCGGTGAAGGCGGTGAAGATCCGGCGCGCTACGGCACCAACAAAGTCTCCCGTATCAAGCAGGTTGCCTCCGGTCGCTTTGGCGTCACCCCGGCGTATCTGGTGAACACCGATGTAATTCAAATTAAAGTTGCCCAGGGCGCGAAGCCAGGCGAAGGCGGTCAGCTCCCGGGTGATAAAGTCACGCCTTACATCGCCAAACTGCGTTATTCGGTACCGGGCGTGACGCTCATCTCCCCGCCGCCGCATCACGATATCTACTCTATCGAGGATTTAGCGCAGCTGATTTTCGACCTGAAACAGGTTAACCCAAAGGCCATGATCTCCGTGAAGTTGGTTTCCGAACCGGGCGTGGGCACGATTGCTACAGGCGTGGCAAAAGCCTATGCGGATCTGATCACCATTGCCGGTTATGACGGTGGTACGGGTGCCAGTCCACTCTCTTCCGTTAAGTACGCGGGCTGTCCGTGGGAGCTTGGCCTGGTGGAAACCCAGCAGGCGCTGGTCGCTAACGGCCTGCGTCATAAGATCCGTTTGCAGGTCGACGGCGGCCTGAAAACCGGCGTGGATATCATTAAAGCGGCAATACTCGGTGCAGAAAGCTTCGGCTTTGGGACCGGCCCGATGGTCGCTCTCGGCTGTAAATACCTGCGTATTTGCCACCTGAACAACTGTGCCACCGGTGTCGCAACTCAGGACGAAAAACTGCGTAAGAACCATTACCACGGCCTGCCGTTCAAAGTGACCAACTACTTTGAATTTATTGCTCGCGAAACCCGCGAACTGATGGCGCAGCTGGGCGTGAAACGCCTGGTAGACCTGATTGGCCGCACCGACCTGCTCAAAGAGCTGGAAGGCTTCACGGCCAAGCAGCAGAAGCTGGAATTGTCCCGTCTGCTGGAGACCGCGGAGCCTAAGGCGGGCAAAGCGCTTTACTGCACCGAGAACAACCCGCCGTTTGATAACGGCGTGCTGAATGCGCAGCTATTGCAGCAGGCAAAACCGTTTGTCGATGAGCGCCAGAGCAAAACCTTCTGGTTTGATATTCGCAACACCGACCGCTCCGTTGGCGCGTCGCTGTCGGGTTATATCGCCCAGACGCACGGCGATCAGGGGCTGGCATCGGATCCGATTAAAGCACACTTTAACGGTACCGCAGGTCAGAGCTTCGGCGTCTGGAATGCGGGCGGCGTTGAGCTGTACCTGACTGGCGATGCGAACGACTATGTCGGTAAAGGCATGGCGGGCGGTCTGCTGGCAGTGCGTCCTCCGGTGGGTTCTTCCTTCCTCAGTCATAAGGCGAGCATTATCGGTAATACCTGTCTGTACGGCGCAACCGGCGGTCGTCTTTACGCCGCAGGCCGCGCGGGTGAGCGTTTCGCGGTGCGTAACTCCGGCGCCATCACCGTTGTGGAAGGGATTGGTGATAACGGTTGTGAATATATGACCGGTGGCATCGTCTGCATCCTCGGCAAAACCGGGGTGAACTTCGGCGCAGGTATGACCGGCGGCTTTGCCTACGTGCTGGACGAAGATGGCGAGTTCCGTAAGCGCGTGAATCCGGAACTGGTTGAAGTGCTGGGCGTGGATGAACTGGCGATCCACGAAGAGCATCTGCGTGGGCTTATTACCGAACACGTGCAGTACACCGGCTCCCAGCGCGGGGAAGAGATTCTGGCGAACTGGTCAGCGTTTGCCGCTAAGTTCGCGCTGGTTAAGCCAAAGTCCAGTGATGTCAAAGCACTGTTGGGTCATCGTAGTCGTAGCGCAGCTGAGCTGCGCGTGCAGGCGCAGTAA
- a CDS encoding TIGR01212 family radical SAM protein (This family includes YhcC from E. coli K-12, an uncharacterized radical SAM protein.): MQLQKLVNMFGGDLSRRYGQKVHKLTLHGGFSCPNRDGTIGRGGCTFCNVASFADEAQQHHSIAEQLERQAHLVNRAKRYLAYFQAYTSTFAEVQVLRSMYQQAVNQASIVGLCVGTRPDCVPDAVLDLLCEYHDQGYEVWLELGLQTAHDKTLHRINRGHDFACYQHTTRLARERGLKVCAHLIVGLPGEGQAECLQTLEQVVETGVDGIKLHPLHIVKGSIMAKAWEAGRLNGIALEDYTVTAGEMIRHTPPEVIYHRISASARRPTLLAPLWCENRWTGMVELDRYLNEHGVQGSALGSPWVPPER; encoded by the coding sequence ATGCAGTTACAGAAATTAGTCAATATGTTTGGTGGGGATCTTTCTCGTCGTTACGGGCAAAAGGTTCATAAACTGACGCTACACGGCGGGTTTAGCTGCCCAAACCGTGATGGCACTATCGGACGTGGCGGTTGCACTTTCTGTAATGTCGCCTCTTTTGCCGATGAAGCACAGCAACACCATTCGATCGCCGAGCAGCTTGAACGTCAGGCGCATCTGGTGAACCGTGCCAAACGCTACCTCGCTTATTTTCAGGCTTACACCAGCACCTTTGCGGAAGTCCAGGTGCTGCGTTCGATGTATCAGCAGGCGGTGAACCAGGCCAGTATTGTCGGCCTTTGCGTGGGGACGCGGCCCGACTGTGTGCCGGATGCGGTGCTCGATTTGCTCTGTGAATATCACGATCAGGGTTACGAAGTCTGGTTAGAACTGGGATTACAAACCGCGCACGACAAAACGCTGCACCGTATTAATCGCGGCCATGATTTTGCCTGTTATCAGCACACTACCCGGCTGGCACGCGAGCGCGGACTGAAGGTCTGTGCACATTTGATCGTCGGCCTGCCGGGTGAGGGACAAGCAGAATGCCTGCAAACCCTCGAACAGGTGGTCGAGACTGGCGTGGATGGTATCAAGTTGCACCCGTTGCACATTGTTAAAGGCAGCATCATGGCAAAAGCCTGGGAAGCTGGGCGTCTCAACGGCATTGCGCTGGAGGATTACACGGTTACCGCCGGTGAAATGATCCGCCATACGCCGCCGGAGGTGATTTATCATCGCATCTCCGCCAGCGCCCGCCGCCCGACGTTATTGGCACCGCTGTGGTGTGAAAATCGCTGGACCGGAATGGTCGAGCTGGATCGCTATCTGAATGAACACGGCGTACAGGGTTCAGCACTGGGTTCACCGTGGGTGCCGCCGGAGCGTTAA